The sequence below is a genomic window from Equus caballus isolate H_3958 breed thoroughbred chromosome 11, TB-T2T, whole genome shotgun sequence.
tttatatattcatatatattatagttatatattaaaaagagaaaacttgcCTGAAGAGAAACTCCTGAAGGACCCAAGTGGCTCAGGAAGTTTACTGTCCCACCCCCCCgcaaaaatgcttttataaaatCTTCCAGTGCGATGTTCAGGaaacccccacccaccccagctccccccaccccagccctcctgtGTCCCCACGACCCTGGActgcccccagctccagcccagtgCCCGGCGGCATCCAGTCTCATCTCTGGCCATCCATTGCAGCCATGGCTTTCTGCTGGGTGCCCCCCTGCTGTGCTCCGGGGGGCCACGTGGGCTgtgggtggtggaggtggtggaagCTGTGGGCcgtgggggaggagggtgggatcCAGGCGGCCTGGTGGCTGggcggggatgaggcccagaagGGGCTGAAGTTTGCAGGGGGGGAGCAAGCCACGGCTGTCATGGGGCTGTTGCCGCTCTGCAGGCCCTCAGAGGCGCGAAGCTTGGAGAACATGGCCAGTGCATCGGGGAAGTTGGGCGGCGTGGCAGGTGTGTTGCTGGGAGTGCACATCTGCTGGGAGAGAACACAGGTGTCGGGAGCGTTGCCCACACGGGCCCCTGTTCTGAGCCTGGGTCCACGGCCCCTTGGAGCCTTCGGGGCTCACCCAAGCTGGCCCCTCCTTTACTCCCATTTTGTAGTCCACGAGCAGCATCAACAGGACAAAAGCACCCCTCCCCATCTCGCCCTGAgccaacagaaacaaaaaaaaggacaaaacccaACAATTTTATCAAAACCAAAGAGTGTTTCATGATGCTTGGGAATGACACCCTGAGGAGTGTCTGAAGTAAATGGTTAATTGTGACCAGAAGCTAGGGTGTCAGATTAAAGCAAGGAGAGGGAGCAGCCCAGGACACCACTGCTTAGCGCCTCACTCTGCAAAGAAACCAGCTGGCTCCCTCAGTGAGCCGCCCTCAGATGTTCTGAGGCTGCTGGTCAAGGGAAGGTGGCCAGAGCCAGGGTGTCCCTCCTACGTCAACCTTGGAAAAGCTACATTCTCTCGGTATTTGGGTGCATTCCACGGCAACAGGACCGGCCAGCAGGCCTTAGAGTCTTCACCTCCACGGTTTTACTTCTCACGATGATGCTAGGTCATTTCGATTATTTTCTATacgacagatgaggaaactgaggcccagagctcaCACCCAGTCCAGGGTACAAGTGGAGACGTTAGAATTCCCAGGCTCCCAGGTCCAAAGGCCTAAGCTCTTAACCTCTACCCAGCCCCCATTCGTCTGCACTTAGAGTCAAGTGCAACTTCGGTTTCCTGTGTCCTTTGCATGTCCCCTCATGCTGTCCTTGGCCAGGGGCTGGCAGAATGTCCAGCCTCTCTCAGGCCTCTTCCTAGGGGCAGTTACAAACATCCCAACATCTGTTGTCTTCTGCCACTACCGGGGGAGGGGGGCTCCCAAACTCCTCTCTATCCCTGGCCCTTTCCGAGCAGGCACCCCGGCCAGGACGGAGAGAGTTGGTGGGGTGCTGGAAGCGGCCCTCTCCGTGTGAGCACCAGAGCCTgctgtccctccccacccctgcagcaTGGGGGAGAGGGGTGACATCCTGGAGTAGCTCACAGGGCCTCGGGGAAGAGGCAGCAGAGAATGAGGCCTACACCAAGCCTGTTCTGCCCTCACAGCAGCTTCTCCCTTTCCCAGGAAGCTACGGGAGTCCTTTGAATTTCTCCTAATTTTAGCAACACCGGCCCCTCCCACAGGcacaggggtgggggagagagattCTAGGGCTCTTCACCTTGCAGAGAGGGAACTTTCACAGCTCTGAAGTTAAAGTCGAGCTAGAAATGTGGTAAGGCCACGGGAGGGGGCAATACCTCACCCTGTTAACTGGGCCTGCCCCATATCAGCAGCTAGGGAGCTCCAACCATTGTCCTGCAGGACTCAGGGCAGGCCTGGCCCCACCCAGGccatttccctcctcccttcactatcccccgccccccaccccagggctgacTTCTCGGCAGCAGGAAACAATGAATGGGGGGGTAGAGGCCAATTGCATCACAGCATCGTGACCAACTTCCCCAGTTCACCAAGCCAGCGCAGCCTGTCTCCAGAAACAGCCACCCTACTCCAGAGAATGGCCTGGATCAGGAACAGGCCTGTGCCCGCGTGCCTGTGTGAGCTCCCCCAAGTTCCTCAACTTCTCTGGATCGTCTCTCTACTTCCGTAAAATGAGGGGCTTGGACCAGATGCTGTAAAGGCCCCTTCAGCTCTGGGCCTATAGCAAGCACGGATGGAGCTTTCCAGCTCCCAAGTGTACCCACTGCACCCCACTGATGTCCCACTGCTTCCAGTCTACagtgcctttcttctcttcttggcCCCTCCCAATGCAACCCAGGGACCCCCTGATCTGGGAAGATGCCTCCAACTGTGTGAACGGTCTACGGGACAACCATTTATCAATTACTTATGCCCTGGGTCACTTCTGGTATTGCTATTATGCCATTACTGGTCTCTGgtgtttttatttaactttttccttttatttattgtctCTAAAAAATTAccagttccttgagggcagggatggcACTCTACACGGTGCTGATTAAGTACTCAATACTTGATACACTGACAGATACACTGATTATAATGTCTGCTACAAAACCTGCCACCTGCCTTCAGGGAACCTGCAAAAGGATGACAATCTCTTGGGATTGCCAAGAAGGTGCAAAAGAGCCTGAGGGGACCACCAGTCCCAACTCTCCCAGGCAAGCCTCCCTGTTCAGACACCACAGAATGGCTGTGCTGGAAGCCTGGGCCTTTTGGAATGGCCATAGTTGGTGGAACAAACCTCAAGGCCCTTTTGAGAGGAGATGGAAGCAGGGCGCTCCCAGGCTCCCATGCAAGGTGGGAGTCAGAGCTTTCCCGCAGTCAGGTGCAGGTCTCCTGGAGACAGCCCCTCCTGGGTTTACGAAGAGCCCGGCCTCAAGTGCCACAGCCCTGCAGCGAGCACAATTCTCCCATCATATTCCAGCACTTTCATTTTTTGAGTTATATACAGCATGAGCCATTCCAAGAGAAAAGCTGGTTAAAAAATGT
It includes:
- the UBALD2 gene encoding UBA-like domain-containing protein 2 isoform X1 — translated: MSVNMEELRHQVMINQFVLAAGCAADQAKQLLQAAHWQFETALSTFFQETNIPNSHHHHQMMCTPSNTPATPPNFPDALAMFSKLRASEGLQSGNSPMTAVACSPPANFSPFWASSPPSHQAAWIPPSSPTAHSFHHLHHPQPTWPPGAQQGGTQQKAMAAMDGQR
- the UBALD2 gene encoding UBA-like domain-containing protein 2 isoform X2, with product MSVNMEELRHQVMINQFVLAAGCAADQAKQLLQAAHWQFETALSTFFQETNIPNSHHHHQMQMCTPSNTPATPPNFPDALAMFSKLRASEGLQSGNSPMTAVACSPPANFSPFWASSPPSHQAAWIPPSSPTAHSFHHLHHPQPTWPPGAQQGGTQQKAMAAMDGQR